A DNA window from Mucilaginibacter xinganensis contains the following coding sequences:
- a CDS encoding peptidase domain-containing ABC transporter — MKTFPIYKQQDAMDCGPTCLKMITKYFGRTFSIQKLRALCQITHGGVTFLDMSEAAEKLGLHSVGVKVDVAQLKELELPCILHWRQNHFVILYKIKKGIFYIADPAAGPMRLTETEFTTNWIASAEYNDGVALFINSTPRFYEQEDEKTGELSWAFIVRYLFQYRQLLMQMVLALAMGTVLQLIAPFLTQSIVDLGIYSHNLSFIQLILIAQVMIFIGSTSMDFIKSWILLHISTRVNISILTDLLIKLMKLPMSFFDTKTPGDIMQRITDEKRIESFLTGSTLSIVFSVFNFVVFAVVIAIYNSVIFFVFAVSTILYVTWILIFLKKRRELDYKQFSNNSKNQDNIIELVFGMQEIKLNNSEIRKRWSWEHIQARLFRFNIKSLALNQYQQAGAAFINQGKNIFITYLSAKAVIDGNLTLGAMVAIQYIIGQLNGPVEQFLNFVKSYQDARISVERLNEIHRLDDEEPEGKTYINRMPDNKSIALHNVTFRYPGAGNEPVLNSINLYIPAGKTTAIVGMSGSGKTTILKLLLRFYLPEAGDIRVGTERLNDIRHRLWRDQCSIVMQDGYLFTDTIANNIAISDEEPDPEKLNNAIRIANIQDVIESLPYGLNSRIGAGGGGLSQGQKQRILIARAVYKNPAYIFFDEATNALDANNEKVIVENLGEFLKGKTVVIVAHRLSTVKNADNIVVLHKGSIIEQGTHQELTLKKGEYYNLIKNQLEFGL; from the coding sequence TTGAAAACATTCCCCATTTATAAACAGCAGGATGCGATGGACTGTGGTCCAACCTGCCTGAAAATGATCACCAAATATTTTGGCCGCACCTTTAGTATTCAAAAATTGAGGGCTCTTTGCCAAATCACGCACGGCGGGGTTACATTTTTGGACATGAGCGAAGCAGCAGAAAAATTGGGATTGCATTCTGTTGGGGTTAAAGTAGATGTGGCGCAGTTAAAGGAGCTGGAGTTACCCTGTATTTTGCATTGGCGCCAAAACCACTTTGTAATACTTTATAAAATAAAGAAGGGGATTTTTTATATAGCCGACCCGGCAGCCGGCCCAATGAGACTTACCGAAACTGAGTTTACAACCAACTGGATAGCATCGGCTGAATATAATGACGGAGTTGCTTTGTTTATCAATTCTACCCCCCGCTTTTATGAGCAGGAAGATGAAAAGACGGGAGAGTTAAGCTGGGCATTCATTGTGAGGTATCTTTTCCAATACAGGCAGCTATTGATGCAAATGGTTTTGGCGCTGGCCATGGGTACCGTGCTACAGTTGATCGCCCCGTTTTTAACCCAATCTATAGTAGACCTGGGGATCTACAGCCATAACCTGAGCTTTATCCAACTGATCTTAATTGCACAGGTGATGATATTTATAGGTAGCACCAGTATGGATTTTATTAAATCATGGATCCTGCTGCACATAAGTACCCGCGTAAATATCTCTATCCTTACCGATTTGCTGATAAAACTTATGAAGCTGCCCATGAGCTTTTTTGATACCAAAACGCCGGGCGACATTATGCAGCGGATCACTGATGAAAAAAGGATTGAATCGTTTTTAACTGGTTCCACCTTAAGTATTGTATTCTCGGTATTCAATTTTGTGGTTTTCGCGGTGGTTATCGCTATTTATAATTCGGTAATATTTTTTGTTTTTGCAGTGTCCACCATATTGTATGTTACCTGGATACTTATCTTTTTAAAGAAAAGGCGCGAGCTTGATTATAAACAGTTTTCAAACAACTCAAAAAATCAGGATAACATAATAGAACTTGTTTTTGGGATGCAGGAGATCAAACTGAATAACTCCGAGATCAGGAAACGCTGGTCGTGGGAACATATTCAGGCGCGGCTTTTTCGCTTCAATATTAAGTCGCTGGCATTAAACCAGTACCAGCAGGCGGGTGCCGCCTTTATTAACCAGGGTAAAAACATTTTTATAACCTATTTAAGCGCCAAAGCAGTTATAGACGGTAATTTAACCCTGGGTGCCATGGTGGCTATTCAATACATAATAGGGCAGCTTAACGGCCCGGTGGAACAGTTTCTGAATTTTGTTAAAAGTTACCAGGATGCCAGGATAAGTGTTGAACGTTTAAATGAGATCCACAGGTTAGATGACGAGGAGCCTGAAGGGAAGACCTATATCAACCGTATGCCGGACAATAAGAGCATTGCCTTGCACAACGTAACTTTCAGGTATCCGGGGGCGGGTAATGAGCCGGTGTTAAATAGCATTAATCTTTATATCCCGGCAGGTAAAACTACTGCGATAGTGGGAATGAGCGGCAGCGGAAAAACCACTATCTTAAAATTACTGCTGCGGTTTTACCTTCCAGAAGCAGGTGATATAAGGGTTGGAACAGAGCGTTTAAATGATATAAGGCATCGCCTGTGGCGCGATCAGTGCAGTATTGTAATGCAGGATGGCTACTTGTTTACCGACACAATAGCAAATAATATTGCTATAAGCGATGAAGAACCCGATCCGGAGAAATTAAATAATGCCATAAGGATAGCCAACATCCAGGATGTGATTGAATCATTGCCCTATGGATTAAATTCTAGGATAGGCGCCGGCGGCGGCGGATTAAGCCAGGGGCAAAAACAACGAATACTGATTGCGCGGGCCGTGTATAAGAATCCGGCGTATATTTTTTTTGATGAAGCCACTAATGCGCTGGATGCCAATAACGAGAAAGTGATTGTTGAGAACCTGGGCGAATTTTTAAAAGGAAAGACAGTTGTGATTGTAGCGCACAGGTTAAGCACTGTGAAAAATGCAGACAATATTGTAGTGCTGCATAAGGGTAGTATTATAGAGCAGGGCACACACCAGGAGTTAACCCTGAAAAAAGGCGAGTATTATAATTTGATTAAGAATCAACTGGAATTTGGACTATAG
- a CDS encoding vanadium-dependent haloperoxidase: MKHLFVFGIALLILSCKKPDYQKVMSDPALFSNTVHELNRVVMGNNFSPVVASRNYAYATVAAYEVIAAGDPAHYRSLSGQLNGLTAVAKPGKDAKIDFHYASILAFCKVGEAVTFPAGSMKQYVDDLRAKAAGAGMPGDVLQGSEKFAEDMFKSIMKWSKTDNYLKTRSASKYALTDQEGRWVPTPPMYAEAVEPHWSEIRTMVMKDGKQYSVVPPPVFNVKDKNSKYYQEVIAIKNKGDNLTAEEAHIADFWDDNPGKLNINGHLMFIKKKFSPAGHWMSIAGIAAKKTNADFNTTVCAYAKTGIALFDAFIECWAAKYVYNTARPETIIDKYFDAAWRPHLQTPPFPEYTCGHCTISASAAKALTSVFGENVAYTDTTELEFGIKSRNFKSFNQAAAETAMSRFYGGIHFHNSCIVSSGYGQKVGDAVVEKLVMKRP, translated from the coding sequence ATGAAGCATCTTTTTGTTTTCGGGATCGCCCTGCTCATCTTGTCCTGTAAAAAACCTGATTACCAAAAAGTAATGAGCGACCCTGCGTTGTTCAGCAATACCGTGCACGAACTGAACCGGGTGGTAATGGGAAATAACTTTTCGCCGGTGGTGGCCTCAAGAAATTACGCTTATGCAACTGTTGCGGCTTATGAGGTGATAGCAGCCGGTGATCCGGCGCACTACCGATCGCTATCGGGCCAGCTAAACGGATTAACAGCAGTGGCAAAGCCGGGAAAGGATGCAAAAATTGATTTTCATTATGCCAGCATCCTTGCGTTTTGCAAAGTAGGTGAAGCGGTTACTTTTCCTGCCGGCAGCATGAAACAGTATGTGGACGATTTGCGGGCCAAAGCAGCCGGTGCCGGCATGCCCGGCGACGTTTTACAGGGGTCGGAAAAATTTGCCGAAGACATGTTTAAATCCATCATGAAATGGAGCAAAACTGATAATTACTTAAAAACACGCAGTGCATCAAAATATGCCCTGACCGACCAGGAAGGCCGCTGGGTACCCACCCCGCCAATGTATGCTGAAGCTGTTGAACCACACTGGAGCGAGATCAGGACCATGGTAATGAAGGACGGGAAACAATATAGCGTAGTACCCCCGCCTGTTTTTAATGTGAAGGATAAGAACAGTAAGTACTACCAGGAGGTAATAGCCATAAAAAATAAGGGAGACAACTTAACGGCCGAGGAAGCCCATATTGCTGATTTTTGGGACGATAACCCCGGTAAACTGAACATTAACGGGCACTTGATGTTCATTAAAAAGAAATTTTCGCCGGCTGGGCACTGGATGAGCATAGCAGGGATTGCGGCAAAAAAAACAAATGCTGATTTTAATACTACAGTTTGCGCTTATGCAAAAACCGGGATTGCCTTGTTTGACGCTTTTATTGAGTGTTGGGCCGCTAAGTATGTTTACAATACGGCACGACCCGAAACCATAATTGATAAATATTTTGATGCCGCCTGGCGGCCGCATTTGCAAACCCCGCCGTTTCCGGAATATACTTGCGGGCATTGCACTATATCTGCATCGGCAGCAAAAGCGCTCACCAGTGTTTTTGGTGAAAATGTTGCCTATACAGATACTACAGAGCTTGAATTCGGGATTAAAAGCAGAAACTTTAAGTCATTTAACCAGGCTGCGGCAGAAACTGCGATGTCCCGTTTTTACGGCGGTATCCATTTTCATAACTCCTGTATCGTATCAAGCGGGTACGGACAAAAAGTGGGAGATGCGGTGGTTGAGAAATTAGTAATGAAAAGGCCCTAA
- a CDS encoding HlyD family efflux transporter periplasmic adaptor subunit, translated as MDENNQQLHSDETQEIITKPPSWIIKWGITLFVICLFILGALSFMIHYPDLVKTRMVIYASGSSRPITANADGRLIRLLVKNSQAVTKGEPLAFVESPQSHDDVLQLSDELKMLKTNITADLAGPTEKQLGDMKRIKEHFRVIFRHEPPLTEPGNTAMCSNCRAPFINQLNTIITYVDKWKNQFIVSASSAGKLSVIGLITEGQPVKAGQPLFYVSDGRSGFYGEMAISQYDIGKVKKGQKVLIKLLSYRFEDFGVITGTIDTIGALPFNDSVYVSKVIFKNPVNRNIILKSGLSAESDIITKDVSLINRLINSLKKAVQAQ; from the coding sequence ATGGACGAAAATAATCAGCAGCTGCACAGCGACGAAACACAGGAAATTATTACCAAACCGCCCTCATGGATAATTAAATGGGGGATAACGCTGTTTGTTATTTGTCTTTTTATACTGGGAGCGCTTTCGTTTATGATCCATTATCCCGACCTGGTAAAAACGCGGATGGTAATTTACGCATCGGGGTCTTCCAGGCCAATAACAGCTAATGCCGATGGGCGGTTAATAAGGTTGCTTGTAAAAAACAGTCAGGCTGTAACTAAGGGCGAGCCGCTTGCCTTTGTTGAATCGCCTCAAAGCCACGATGATGTTTTGCAGCTTTCTGATGAATTAAAAATGCTTAAAACCAATATTACTGCAGATCTGGCAGGTCCTACAGAAAAACAGTTGGGGGATATGAAGCGAATCAAGGAACATTTTCGGGTTATTTTCAGGCATGAACCACCATTAACCGAGCCGGGAAACACAGCAATGTGCAGTAATTGCAGGGCACCGTTCATTAACCAGCTAAATACCATAATAACTTACGTAGATAAGTGGAAAAACCAATTTATAGTTAGCGCTTCAAGTGCCGGGAAACTATCAGTCATTGGGTTAATAACTGAAGGGCAGCCAGTAAAAGCTGGACAGCCTTTATTTTATGTAAGTGATGGTCGATCCGGGTTTTATGGGGAGATGGCTATTTCGCAGTATGATATTGGTAAGGTAAAGAAGGGGCAAAAGGTATTGATAAAACTATTAAGCTACCGTTTTGAGGACTTTGGAGTGATAACAGGTACCATTGATACTATTGGAGCATTGCCATTTAATGACAGCGTTTACGTGTCAAAAGTGATATTTAAAAACCCTGTTAATAGAAATATTATTTTAAAAAGCGGCTTATCAGCAGAATCAGATATTATTACCAAAGATGTTTCATTAATTAATAGATTAATTAATAGCTTAAAGAAAGCTGTTCAGGCTCAATGA
- a CDS encoding 3-keto-disaccharide hydrolase, producing MNRLLLTLLLAGSFIMAKAQKPEDTEIYEPVPKVVTPGKTLSDAPSDAIVLFNGENLDKWVITNNRDKAADWIVKDNILTVNKTSGNIETKQSFTNYQLHIEWRIPSTITGEGQARGNSGVFLASIGKGDAGYELQVLDSYKNKTYVNGMAGSIYKQFVPLANAARPPGEWQCYDVVWTAPIFKEDGSVKTPAKATVFFNGVLVENNVELLGPTRYIGKPVYEKHGPAPLKLQAHGDKSEPISYRNIWIREL from the coding sequence ATGAACAGACTATTATTGACTTTGTTATTAGCCGGCAGCTTTATAATGGCCAAAGCACAAAAACCTGAAGATACCGAAATATACGAACCCGTACCCAAAGTGGTTACACCGGGAAAAACACTTAGCGATGCCCCGTCAGACGCTATCGTATTGTTTAACGGCGAGAATCTTGATAAATGGGTAATAACCAATAATCGGGATAAAGCGGCCGACTGGATAGTTAAAGACAATATCCTCACCGTGAATAAAACCTCGGGAAATATTGAAACTAAACAGTCTTTCACAAACTATCAGCTTCATATTGAATGGCGCATCCCTTCAACTATAACCGGCGAAGGCCAGGCCCGTGGCAATAGCGGTGTCTTTTTAGCTTCGATAGGTAAAGGCGATGCCGGGTATGAACTGCAGGTGCTTGACTCGTACAAAAACAAAACCTATGTTAATGGCATGGCAGGCAGTATTTACAAGCAATTTGTACCACTGGCAAATGCGGCGAGGCCACCTGGCGAATGGCAGTGTTATGATGTGGTATGGACGGCGCCTATCTTTAAAGAAGATGGCAGCGTAAAAACTCCTGCAAAAGCAACCGTATTTTTTAACGGTGTACTGGTTGAAAACAACGTGGAATTGTTGGGACCAACCCGCTACATAGGTAAACCTGTTTATGAAAAGCACGGCCCCGCACCGTTAAAGTTACAGGCACACGGCGATAAAAGTGAACCTATCAGTTACCGCAACATTTGGATAAGAGAATTATAA
- a CDS encoding glycosyltransferase family 2 protein, which yields MLVNIDVIILSYGKTTALQSITRNGIETLLASEEPEKIKLNVIVVESDQSLSPYQYPGAITIYPNTVFGYHKFMNIGLKACASTYVCLCNNDLVFHKHWATNILMEMDKDPALLSASPYDDRFHQDEGFSKFQPPLEGYMGVLSGWCIFTKRAIFDVIGPLDENLTFWYCDADYCRSLIKHGIKNCLVSSSFVTHLGSVSTKTLDKKESNKLTKLPEFYYRYKWQHQSYIKYKLQVIKYKLQIAFGLNGQSG from the coding sequence ATGTTAGTTAATATTGATGTTATTATACTGAGCTATGGTAAAACAACGGCTTTGCAAAGTATTACCCGAAACGGTATTGAAACTTTATTGGCTTCAGAAGAACCTGAAAAAATAAAGTTGAATGTTATTGTTGTTGAATCTGATCAATCACTTTCGCCTTACCAATACCCGGGCGCCATAACAATTTATCCGAATACCGTTTTCGGTTATCACAAGTTCATGAACATCGGCTTAAAAGCATGCGCCAGTACTTATGTGTGTCTTTGTAATAACGATTTAGTTTTCCATAAACACTGGGCCACCAATATTTTAATGGAGATGGATAAAGATCCTGCGCTGTTAAGCGCGTCGCCTTACGACGACAGGTTTCATCAAGATGAAGGTTTTTCCAAATTTCAGCCGCCCCTTGAGGGTTATATGGGAGTGCTCAGCGGCTGGTGTATTTTTACAAAAAGAGCAATTTTTGATGTGATAGGTCCTCTGGATGAAAACCTGACTTTTTGGTACTGCGATGCAGACTATTGCCGGTCGCTGATAAAGCATGGTATCAAAAATTGCCTCGTTTCGTCTTCATTTGTAACCCACCTGGGCAGTGTATCAACCAAAACGCTTGATAAAAAAGAGAGCAACAAACTAACTAAACTGCCTGAGTTTTACTACAGGTACAAATGGCAGCATCAGTCGTACATCAAATATAAACTGCAGGTAATAAAGTATAAGTTACAGATAGCCTTTGGGCTTAACGGCCAATCCGGTTGA
- a CDS encoding glycosyl hydrolase family 95 catalytic domain-containing protein, which produces MKRIMIVLLAGCLLFTRQLAAQDKWIIKADKIDPANYYGITVANGMIGIVSSPEPFKVKNVVLAGAYDLYGRGRVSNFLNSFNLLNMYLEINGKRIDAKNISNFKQELDMQHAAFTTTFDYGDEASIKYTYYSLRQLPFTVLMDVAVIAKKQITITAASVMEAPDALKDVQNYYNEIDRPHVTISLLTSTAKSPTGKLQLCASNTFLFNEMHGQEPRVIHEMWDNNMHLMKFSKSIAAGQSYTYALAGSSITSAHNADPLNEAERLTMFAKLEGVARLKQYHNNAWDELWKSDIKIEGDEQAQQDVHSMLYHLYSFSRAGTSYSPSPMGLSGLGYNGHVFWDADLWMFPALLVLHPEIAHSLVEYRFERLTEAKRNAFAHGYKGAMFPWESADTGVEETPVWALSGPFEHHITADVALAAWNYYCVTQDKDWLKEKGWPILSATADFWASRVERNGSGHYDIKDVVAADEWAENVDNNAFTNAAASANLRAATAAAKLLGVKADPDWENVAQNIPVLKFPDGVTREFATYNGEGIKQADVNLLAYPLKTIADPAQVKKDLEYYETRIPNEGTPAMTQAVIALLYARLGNGDKAYHFFKDAYEPNLNPPFRVIAETKGGTNPYFATGAGGIIQAMLMGFGGLDITPNGIVQIKSKLPGNWKSVTITGVGPGKKTYVVK; this is translated from the coding sequence ATGAAAAGGATAATGATAGTTTTATTGGCGGGGTGCCTATTGTTTACCCGGCAATTGGCAGCGCAGGATAAATGGATTATTAAGGCTGATAAAATTGACCCGGCTAATTATTACGGCATTACAGTAGCCAACGGGATGATAGGTATTGTGTCTTCGCCCGAGCCTTTTAAGGTAAAAAATGTGGTGCTGGCAGGCGCTTATGATCTGTATGGAAGGGGTAGGGTAAGCAATTTTTTAAATAGCTTTAACCTGCTTAATATGTACCTGGAAATTAACGGTAAGCGCATTGATGCAAAAAACATTAGTAACTTTAAACAGGAGCTTGATATGCAGCATGCCGCTTTTACCACCACGTTTGATTACGGCGATGAAGCTTCGATAAAATACACCTATTACTCGCTGCGACAGCTTCCGTTTACCGTGCTGATGGATGTTGCTGTCATCGCCAAAAAACAAATCACCATTACGGCTGCAAGCGTGATGGAAGCGCCTGACGCGCTGAAAGATGTTCAGAATTACTATAACGAAATTGACAGGCCGCATGTAACCATAAGCCTGCTTACCTCAACCGCTAAAAGCCCTACCGGTAAATTGCAGTTATGCGCCTCGAATACCTTTTTGTTTAATGAAATGCATGGGCAGGAGCCGAGGGTGATCCACGAGATGTGGGACAACAATATGCACCTGATGAAATTCAGCAAAAGCATAGCCGCGGGGCAATCCTATACTTATGCGTTGGCGGGCTCGTCTATTACATCGGCCCATAATGCCGACCCGTTAAACGAAGCCGAGCGCCTTACCATGTTTGCCAAGCTGGAAGGGGTTGCACGCTTGAAACAATACCATAACAACGCATGGGACGAACTCTGGAAAAGTGACATAAAAATTGAGGGCGATGAACAGGCACAGCAGGATGTGCACAGCATGTTGTATCACCTGTATTCGTTTTCGCGTGCGGGAACAAGCTACTCACCTTCGCCTATGGGGCTTTCGGGCTTAGGTTATAACGGGCACGTGTTTTGGGACGCCGACCTTTGGATGTTTCCGGCATTACTGGTGTTACACCCGGAAATAGCACACTCGCTGGTTGAATACCGCTTTGAAAGGTTAACCGAGGCAAAACGAAATGCCTTTGCCCACGGCTACAAAGGGGCGATGTTCCCATGGGAAAGTGCTGATACCGGGGTAGAAGAGACGCCGGTTTGGGCTTTGAGCGGTCCGTTTGAGCACCATATTACCGCCGACGTAGCCCTCGCTGCATGGAACTATTACTGTGTAACGCAAGACAAAGACTGGCTTAAAGAAAAAGGCTGGCCTATCCTTTCGGCCACGGCTGATTTTTGGGCAAGCAGGGTTGAGCGCAACGGCTCGGGCCATTACGATATAAAGGATGTGGTTGCTGCTGACGAATGGGCCGAAAACGTAGATAACAATGCCTTTACCAATGCTGCTGCAAGCGCTAATTTGCGAGCCGCAACGGCAGCTGCTAAGTTGCTGGGTGTTAAAGCTGATCCTGATTGGGAAAATGTGGCACAGAATATTCCTGTGCTTAAATTTCCGGATGGGGTAACGCGGGAGTTTGCCACCTATAACGGAGAAGGGATAAAGCAAGCTGATGTAAACCTGTTGGCCTATCCCTTAAAAACAATAGCGGATCCCGCCCAGGTGAAAAAAGACCTTGAATATTATGAAACACGCATCCCCAACGAGGGTACACCGGCTATGACACAGGCTGTGATTGCCTTGTTGTATGCGCGGTTGGGCAATGGCGATAAAGCATATCATTTTTTTAAAGACGCTTATGAACCAAATCTTAATCCGCCGTTTAGGGTAATTGCCGAAACAAAGGGCGGTACCAATCCTTATTTTGCAACAGGCGCCGGAGGGATCATCCAGGCTATGTTAATGGGTTTTGGCGGACTGGATATTACGCCGAACGGTATTGTTCAAATAAAAAGCAAGCTGCCCGGCAACTGGAAATCTGTTACGATAACCGGCGTTGGGCCCGGGAAAAAGACTTATGTTGTTAAGTAG
- a CDS encoding DUF6625 family protein, translated as MPEPVNKYKIALITCYFGQAPWYFKLFLKSCAYNPGVHFYVIGDLEISHPLPENVYHVSMNISEFETLASQKLAMPVNVANPYKLCDLKPAYGVIFDDFLMNYDFWGHGDLDVIFGDIRGFITNKILDSYEVICVREEYITGFFSLFKNIPFVNELFKLSKDHRKVFTSADHYCFDECNFAWIPLMEGLSIFDIKTPIESMTHIVKKLAAEGKIKAHFNFMVIEGLCGQMEWNTGSLYYANKAEAILYHLIKFKKQPDLIKPQWDVIPDIFFIERNYFLKNDPASADGLLETQNLLK; from the coding sequence ATGCCTGAACCTGTGAACAAGTATAAAATTGCATTGATCACCTGCTATTTCGGGCAGGCTCCCTGGTATTTTAAACTTTTTTTAAAATCATGTGCCTACAACCCCGGTGTTCATTTTTATGTCATTGGAGATCTCGAAATATCACACCCGCTCCCCGAAAATGTGTATCATGTGTCCATGAACATCAGCGAGTTTGAAACACTTGCATCCCAAAAACTGGCAATGCCTGTAAATGTTGCCAACCCATACAAATTATGCGATTTGAAGCCCGCCTACGGGGTCATATTTGATGATTTTTTAATGAATTATGATTTTTGGGGACATGGTGACCTGGATGTGATTTTTGGCGACATAAGGGGATTTATCACAAATAAAATCCTGGATAGCTATGAGGTGATATGTGTAAGAGAGGAATATATAACCGGCTTTTTTTCACTTTTCAAAAACATCCCGTTCGTTAACGAACTTTTTAAATTAAGTAAAGATCACCGCAAGGTTTTTACCAGCGCCGATCATTATTGTTTTGATGAATGTAATTTTGCCTGGATCCCGCTAATGGAGGGACTATCTATTTTTGACATTAAAACCCCCATTGAGAGTATGACGCATATTGTAAAAAAGCTTGCAGCCGAAGGAAAGATAAAGGCACATTTCAACTTTATGGTTATTGAAGGCCTTTGTGGCCAAATGGAATGGAACACCGGCAGCCTTTATTATGCCAACAAAGCCGAAGCAATATTATACCACCTTATTAAGTTCAAAAAACAGCCCGACCTTATTAAACCCCAATGGGATGTAATACCCGACATTTTTTTTATCGAAAGGAATTACTTCTTAAAAAACGATCCTGCATCCGCAGACGGGCTGCTGGAAACACAAAACTTATTAAAATAA
- a CDS encoding vitamin K epoxide reductase family protein: protein MEKNVVETIRSLIAILNIPVTKTSIINEVNENPNNENLFGISEVLSKWNITNAAYHLSPAELDNDFCPFIAYISKGIKEYEFVVVKTIDDKEVTICNENYKNKVIERGEFNKLYNNTALVVEPEENAGEINYKANRQKEIAESLKVPLFILGAVLLLSGFFIQNRAFSWYNCLLLLLKSGGLTTAVLLLVQSIQSDNPYVKTLCFKGKHADCDEILTSRAAKLVSWLSWSEIGGFYFGGTFLLLLFSYTTPGVPETLAVLSAACLPYIVYSLSYQAFIAKKWCVLCTTVQAVLLAEFFANLSNFSNPLNHLTTVGFYRITISMLMPVLAWIVVKPLFKRSGELNAARKTLAKFKHNDELFKKVLSEQPSYNQPNQDFSIVLGNPASKNIVTIVSNPYCGPCSTAHKALDEWLAVSDDLQVRVVLTNTPQSSEAARHLVALNNTGDAELVKQALHDWYKQSKKDYPSWAKKYPADLDSVACDNVLRKQNEWCESVDVRFTPLVILNGHQLPESYVIEDLKYLI, encoded by the coding sequence ATGGAAAAAAATGTTGTCGAAACTATTCGCAGCCTTATCGCAATTTTAAACATTCCGGTTACAAAAACAAGTATTATTAACGAGGTAAATGAAAACCCTAATAATGAAAATTTATTTGGGATAAGTGAGGTATTATCCAAATGGAACATTACAAACGCCGCATATCATTTAAGTCCTGCCGAACTGGATAACGATTTTTGCCCCTTTATAGCCTATATCAGTAAAGGTATTAAGGAGTATGAGTTTGTGGTAGTTAAAACCATTGATGATAAAGAGGTAACCATTTGTAATGAAAATTATAAAAACAAAGTAATTGAACGAGGTGAGTTTAATAAGCTGTACAACAATACGGCGCTGGTTGTTGAACCCGAGGAAAATGCGGGTGAGATTAATTACAAAGCCAACCGGCAAAAAGAAATAGCAGAAAGTTTAAAGGTGCCGCTTTTTATATTAGGTGCCGTTTTGTTGCTCTCGGGCTTTTTTATCCAAAACCGCGCTTTTAGCTGGTATAATTGTTTATTGCTTTTATTAAAAAGTGGAGGACTTACCACAGCTGTTTTGCTGCTGGTACAAAGTATTCAGTCAGATAACCCTTATGTAAAAACACTTTGCTTTAAGGGCAAACATGCCGATTGCGACGAGATTCTTACCTCAAGGGCCGCAAAGCTGGTGTCGTGGTTATCATGGTCAGAGATTGGGGGGTTTTATTTTGGCGGTACATTTTTACTGCTGCTGTTCTCATACACAACACCCGGCGTACCCGAAACACTTGCCGTTTTAAGCGCAGCCTGTTTGCCCTATATTGTTTATTCGTTAAGCTACCAGGCGTTTATTGCAAAAAAGTGGTGTGTACTTTGTACCACGGTACAAGCCGTGCTTTTAGCAGAGTTTTTTGCAAATCTTTCAAACTTTTCAAATCCTTTAAACCACCTTACTACAGTGGGGTTTTACCGGATAACCATCAGTATGCTAATGCCGGTGTTGGCCTGGATAGTTGTGAAGCCGCTGTTTAAACGATCGGGAGAGTTAAATGCAGCCAGGAAAACGCTGGCTAAGTTTAAACATAACGATGAATTATTTAAAAAGGTTTTATCGGAGCAACCTTCCTATAACCAGCCAAACCAGGACTTTTCAATTGTTCTGGGAAATCCCGCTTCGAAAAACATCGTAACTATAGTATCCAATCCCTACTGCGGGCCTTGTTCAACAGCGCATAAAGCGCTTGATGAATGGCTTGCAGTTTCTGACGATCTGCAGGTAAGGGTTGTGTTGACCAATACCCCCCAAAGCAGCGAAGCTGCGCGGCACCTTGTGGCTTTGAACAATACCGGCGATGCCGAACTTGTTAAGCAGGCATTACACGACTGGTATAAGCAAAGTAAAAAAGACTATCCGTCATGGGCAAAAAAATATCCCGCCGATTTAGATTCGGTAGCCTGCGATAACGTATTGAGGAAGCAAAACGAGTGGTGCGAATCTGTCGATGTACGGTTTACACCACTGGTGATTTTAAATGGGCACCAATTGCCTGAGAGTTATGTTATAGAAGATCTGAAGTACCTGATCTGA